A window of Hordeum vulgare subsp. vulgare chromosome 5H, MorexV3_pseudomolecules_assembly, whole genome shotgun sequence genomic DNA:
actcccctcgaaacccaaagactttgatttctcataaggtgccagcggagtcctataagcaacatccgccgatccctggtcagcatcgtttatggttgagactaggacggtatctgatcgtcttcgagcccccaactttcgttcttgattaatgaaaacatccgtggcaaatgctttcgcaattgttcgtctttcataaatccaagaatttcacctctgactatgaaatatgaATGCCcatgactgtccctattaatcattactccgatcccgaaggcaaacacaataggaccggaatcctatgatgttatcccatgataatgtatccagagcgatggcttgctttgagcactctaatttcttcaaagtaacgatgccgaaaacaggacccgaccaattaaggctaggagcgcgatgccggccgaagggtcgagtaggtcggtgctccccGTGAGGCGgacccactacaagaaatatgctcatacttgacgttatttaagatgtcgttgatgaattcatcataaatctatgacgatttcattcgagattgtcgtaaaccgtttgaggggatcaaatctacatataaattacgacgatgtgaagcaaaaatgtcgtaaccgcataagatgagatcgtcataacttctacgatgattataaaaatgtcgtaacatgttctaactatgttgaaatgtcactcgtgggtccattctatcccacctcatccatgTATTGAACTGTTTTTTATACCACTTTTCTGTCGGGCTATTTTTTTCAACTTACTTTTATATTAGGTTGGTATTTTATCCTCCATGCTTGCTAATGGGCTGGTTTGCGATATGTTAAAAAGGCCCACCTTTCAAGATTATATTATCTTGCATAAAAACTAGGGGTCTGCTACGCATCTACCGATGCATTTGTAGAAACCATCCACCACCTATTTAACCGTCCGATGCATATGCGTGCACCGTTCGATCACCAGCTCGGTCGAATCCGTCCACCACACAAAATCCTGAAACAACGCTTCAGTTGCAGAAACAAGCACGCTGCTACATCGTCCGACTGACAGGTTAAGAAATGACTGACGAGTCTTTTGAAATAGAGACGAAGTTGCAAAAACTCGTCATTACGCCCTACTTGTACTATGCGATCGTAGAAATCAATCGGCTAATGGGTAGAGTTTTCCTTGTTATATAATATTTTTTACAGCAAAAGATCGAGTTGCGAAACATATGTAGAATTCTTTCTCTACAACAAAagtcttgttgcataaatattttGCAACTGAGTGTTTGTTATTGATTTTCTTTTCTGCAATAGTAGataaatttttttgcaacaaaaagTCAAATtgcagatttttttcccaattttctCTTTTTTGCAACACATGTGTTGTTGCGGAAATAAGTTTTCCAACACATGTAATGTTTCAGGAAAAACAATAACGATGTTGCAATCTAGATTCTCACCGGCACCGCCCGCCATTGACTTCATAGTTGCGAACGAGCGGACGGGACACGTGTCGTGCGCACGAGGTGGCGGATGGAAAATGTCCAATCTGCCGGATGATTAGCATCATTTccataaaaactattaaaaaataaCTATCAAAACTTCCCTCCAGTTCTTATCAAAAAGAAGTAAAATTTTCCTCCCAAATCTTTGCTGAAATTCCACGCGCCAAACAGGCACGCCGCGCGCGCGGCCAAAATTTTTGCCCAACCCCCGCACCTTTTTCCTCCGTCGTCCGGTGAGAGGTGGGCCGTCTCCTTGTCCAACTCATCTGGttccttttcctctccccaccCCCCCTGTCCACGGCCCTGTTCCTCTTCTCCCCCGCCGGAGGTCCGCCCTCCCGCCCGCCCGCCAGCCGCTCTCCGCCACCTGCAGCTCCTCCACCATCCAAACCGCCCACTCCTTCCTCTCTTCCCCGCGCGGCCCCGTCCCTACCCTGCCATCTCCTCGCCTCGCCGTTGTCGACTCGACGACCCCAGCTCGCCGCTGTCCGCGAAGTCGAcggtcggcagcagcgtcccggaTCGAGGAACGAGGGCCCTCTCAGGTGAGATCCCCTCTCTCAAGTGTCGTGCCCCATGCCTCTGGTTAGCTCCCCGATCTGGACGATCCCGGGGTTTGATTTGTGTTGCGATTAATTTGGGGATGGATCTGGGATGATGGATGGTAGGGGGATCGGCCATCTGACGACACGAGGGTAACTAGCCACCACGCCCACGAGACGAATCAACCGCAGCTGGACTAGGGCCTAGGGCAACCGACGACGGCGGCGCAGGAACAATTTTGTAGCCACTCGACAGAAAACATCAGTGGTGCGGGGGCATCCATCAGCATCCATACGAGGGCTTCAAGCAACGGTTGCGCGAGGGCATCAAGCAAGTGCGACGACAGGAGATTAGGTGAGGTGAGTTCCCTTGTCTCGGTCTACTGATTGTTTAAGTCATGGAATTGCTTAGAATCATGGTTTAGGTGACTATTTTAATCTGGAAATTACTCGAAAATTGTGAGTGTTGGGTTTGCTGGTTGCATTGAATATTACCTGTACTCTCGGTAACTCAATCTTAGCTTTACTTACTCATTTTGAACATTTCCTACTCCAATTGTTTGCTAGATAATTTATTTGGTAAATATAGGAAACCAGGATCTTAGATTTACTCAGATTGAACATTCACTACTCGTCTACTCCCAATGTTCTCTTCTGATTTATTTGCTAAATAAAGTAAACCATGCAAAGTAATTATATTGCAAGTGTGCATATTTTTAGGATATTAGTATAGGAGAGTTTTTTGAAACTTATTAATATAATGAAAGGAGCTTACATAAAATTTACTATATTCCACAGAACCAGTGAACACCCAAAAAGCCCAATCAACGAGTAATCATTTCTGAATTCTTATTCTAGACCAGATGATGAGTATGCTCCTCTCTTTCTAGGTACCTTGCAAAACTATTTGCGTATTGCCACAAGCAGAATCCGCTTCTCCTAGTGCCACCTCGTAGCATATGGTTGCTGAATAAAGGTGGGCTCTCATAATCTCATGTAATCATGCCATCTATATTATGATATCTGCACTGCTCCCTTTCGGATTATTCTATTGTGATGGTGAGAACACAAGGGGAAATTTTGTTGTTATTTTGTGAACATGTAAAGAAGAAATGGAGGTTCTTTGCTTTGGCccattctcctctttttcttttgtGTTCGATTGTGTGAAAAGATACTTTTCCATATAATTTAGTAACCTGGAAGCCGTGCATTCCAGAACATCAATGTTTTCTACACTATCTCACATAACACAAACTCTTAACTATCTAACATCATTTTTTTtatctttctctctcattttactGATGCGCATGGGTGTCATTATTAGATGACTTCATGTCATTCATCTAAGTACCAACTCGGTTGTTATGTTTTATTAGATATTTTCTCATGTTTTGTGAATCGGTTTCTTCACTCCCGCTATAGGAGATACATGTACTTTAGAGGTTACGGTTTGTAGATTGCTATGTGGCATGTCAACTTTTAGGTTTCAGTGATAAGGTGCTCGCATGTCTTTATTCTTGCCCTGGTTATGGTGTAGATGCACCCAATAATGATTTTTGTTCTGTTCTAGTTAGTGTCTGAAATAGTTCTCTTTTTGGCGATTTAAGTTTCTTCACCTACACTCATCATACCATTTCTGTTTGTCAAAGCTGATGTACTGACATGTTGCTTCAGTTTCCAAAACGTGAACATGTTGCTTTGGCCAAAGAAAagggttggtgttgttgttaaAGCTAGTTAAAACTTGTACACACATTCCACCTTAATTATGTGCAAAAATCTGTCACAATGCATCTTAACCAAATTTGTTACTGTAAAAAAACACTTGCAGGGAGTAGTTTGTGTGAGCAGCTGCAATGCATAATCAAAGTTGTGAAAAACAAGGCTAGGAATGGAGGAGCTAGCAGAAGCCATGTACACCCAGGAAAACGGTTTGATATCCTTAGTCAGCCCGTACAGTATCAAGTCCAGGCAACGGTATCCGGTCATCAACAGTTGCTAATGCTGGCATAAAGCATGGATGGCAAGATCTGTCCGCTGGATGGCACGGTGGATGTTGGATAGTAGGGTTCACCGCCGGCATCGGAGCAGTTGGTGGGCGAGATGGACCCTAAAGATCCTAGGTGGATGCGAAGGTATGCCGATTTTCACTGCTAAAAAAATCTGGAAGTAGTGGCTGAAATCTGAACTGATCAGTATATGTCTAatattttttatgtgagaatTCTCAATGTATCACTCCTAGCAGTTGATGAATAAACATTTTATCAAGTATGCCATCTTTGAAAATCAGTGATTTCGTAAGCACTCTGAATATTGATAGATGCAGCAAAAGTGGGTTTGTAAACTATGAGTGTGGTACGCAAAGATAAAAGCGAAAGGGGGTATGTGAATCCTAAAAGGCATGACATTCTGAGCACGTGCAGGACCTCAATGTTTAATTCTGTAGCGGAAAAAATGAAGATTAGGCTAAGTGTATCATGTTGCTAACATAAGCATATGCTGAACTCATCATATGTCCACCGATGCTTTACCCTTGGCTGCACCCATGTTAGTACATTCGGTCAGAATCTTTTCTATGAGACGTATAGGTTTGTTGAACTACACACAAGTTAACGCTTGGTCCGTACATCAGTTTATTTGATGTGTCCAACTAAGTTTCTGTTAGTTTTATAGTCGTGCTTGATAAGTAGTGATTCTAATATGTATGAAGACCACGGCGACCCGTCCGGGGCCAAGCATTGCCGCCGTCGCGTCAACCAGACCAAGGAGCAGTGGGAGGCGCAGGGCGCCAAGAAGGCGATCAACTCGGAGCTCTGGCACGCCTGCACCGGCCCGCTCGTCTGCCTGCCGCAGCGCGGGAGCCTCGTCTACTACTTCCCACAGCGCCACAGCGAGCAGGTCCCCGTCTGCATCCTTCTACCGCACCAACATTCTTGCTCCGTTCATCTGGTTTAGATCACTTCACTTGACTTCATGTATGGATTGCTGAGGTTTTTCTTGATCTGGCAGGTCGCGGCCACCACCAACCAAGAAGACGCCCAACTCCAGCATCCCCAACTACCCGAGCCTGCCGTCGCAGCTGCTGTGCCAAGTCCATAACATCACCATGCATGTAAGCGCACACGGTTCATCTACAGATGGATTAGGAGTTAGTGGCCTTATGCATTAACATTATCCCTGATAAATATTGGATTTCTTGTTTGGGGTTTGCACAGGCTGACAAGGAAACTGATGAGGTGTATTCACAGATGACGCTGCAACCAGTAAATTCTATAAGTACTATCAAGAAATGGAACTTGGTCAAAAAGTTCCGTTCAAGCTAAGCTGAATTTTTCTACATTGTTCACTGAAAGTGTAATAAAACTGTCATCTGATTCGAAGATTCTGCGAATTTCAGGAAACCGATGTGTTCCCGATCCAGTCTCTCGGTAGCTATGCCAAGAGTAAGCACTCGGCCGAGTATTTCTGCAAGAACTTGACCGCAAGCGATATGAACACGCACGGCGGGTTCTCGGTGTCGCGAAGAGCCGCAGGGAATATGATCCCACAGCTGGTATATATCACCATCTTGTCCACATTTTCTTTTATCTACTTGGTTACTCTTTGTGAGTGCTTCAGCTCATACATATGTTATGTCCTTGGAACTTGTAGGATTACTTGATGCAGCCTCCTAACCAGGAGCTTATCGTGCAAGATTTGCATGACAACATGTGGATATTTCGTCACATTTATCGTGGTAGGGTCGAATGCTGCTTGACTTGCTTCTAAATTGTTCTGTGTTCATTCAAGGGTAGATAATTTTGGTGTCCTGGGTCCTGGTGCCCGCGTCGCTGTTAATCTTATTCTGAGATTCTCAGGAGCCAAAATTGAATATCATCAGTATCTTTGTTCAGTATCGGCACTTGCCAGATACAGTATTTGTTTGAGAAATACTACGCGATTGTGGTGTGTAATCCGTAGGCACAAAAATCTATATGAAACTTCAACAACCTGTCTATCTATATGATTCCAGGTTTAGGGATGAAGTAGATCAGTTTAGACATCCAATAGCTGTTAGGAGTGCCGACATACATGGTTTACGATGTTACTGGTGGTCTGAAGCTTTTATAGAAGCATTTGCACATTCTCGAGCTTAGGAGTTAGTTTAGGACTTACGAATTCAAGGAGCATTAAATTTTTTGTTTGATCTGCTGCTAAAGAATGATTCTTAATTTCATGGGCTATCTTGTATTCTTGTTTCTTTATTAAGGTAACTAGCATACACATTATATACATAATTCTAGACAAAGAAAGACACGGGGCATTTTTAGTCCATCACACATGAATGGCGGCATCAGAATTCCAATTTATTATCAGTAATACAGAGCTGAACATGATGTGCTATGTACATATAAGTATATAACTACCTGTTTAGGTCCAGTTTGGACTATTAATATATTTGTGTAGAGCAATATGAGTTCCAATCTATTGCCTTACTGTCCTACAGCATTGCCATGTTGAACTCGAGAGGTACAAAATATGTACATGCTTCTCTGAGTATTTTGTAATTTGTCATGTCATTGAAAACTTTTTAGTCTTCCATCATTTATTTTTAACTTGAGTCCATCTTTTTGATCCACCAGTGTTTCTTCCAATATTGGATAGTTTTATGATATCTGAAATGTATTCTTGCTATTATATTGTGACAGATGTGCCATAAAAATGGTTTTATCCATCGGGACCTTAAACTAGAGAACTTCTTACTTTCAAATAAGAAGATAAGTTCACCTCTACACGCAATTGATTTTGGACTATCTGTTTTGTTCACGACAAACCTTCTCAAGAACATACTATATTTAGCTAAATATAGTTAGTAACTAGTTCATGATTTAGGAAACTATTGTATTTGTCCAAGTACCAGTTAATGACTAGTTTGTGTTTTAATTGTCTGTTACAATTCTGATTACCATGCGAGCTTTATTAGATAGACAAAAATGGTTGAAATCCACCTTATTAGGAAAGTATGTTTCTTGAACCTGAGGTGTGTAATTTGATGGAGTAACCTGTATATTGGCATCTTCGTATTAAATAGCTGCTTACTGTCAGGTGACTGAACATTGGGGGCATCACTTTATGAGCCGCCACAAGTCTACCTATCAGTTCATAGTGCATACACATTCCAGATACTACTTTGCAGGTCCATTCTTTCCATTCATCCATTGTTTCTTGTAGCTCAAGGCATAGCAAACAGCAATGCAAGCTCAGAAAGTCTTAAATATTTTGATTGAAAACTGCAAAAAATTCTTAAACGACCGCTGAAAAAATAAATAATTTTCCCCACCAACTGCCAACATTGCTAGTCACGTGTAGTGATGAAAAGGTACAACAAAATCCCATATATGTAGCATTTTAAAGTTTTTAACTAATTTGTGTTATATGAGTTCGTCCCCATAATTCATTCCATTATGTTGATTTCTCCGTCGTATTGTAGCCTAACAGCATTTTGGAACATGCGATTGATTTCAACTACAATTACTAGAAAAATACTTGCGGCAGATTATCTGAAAATAAAC
This region includes:
- the LOC123396305 gene encoding auxin response factor 11-like; translated protein: MKTTATRPGPSIAAVASTRPRSSGRRRAPRRRSTRSSGTPAPARSSACRSAGASSTTSHSATASRSRPPPTKKTPNSSIPNYPSLPSQLLCQVHNITMHADKETDEVYSQMTLQPVNSISTIKKWNLETDVFPIQSLGSYAKSKHSAEYFCKNLTASDMNTHGGFSVSRRAAGNMIPQLDYLMQPPNQELIVQDLHDNMWIFRHIYRGRVECCLTCF